Within Mastacembelus armatus unplaced genomic scaffold, fMasArm1.2, whole genome shotgun sequence, the genomic segment tcattaggtaaaaatatatgaaataaaaaggaataaaagcaaagtaaagctggcagaagcaggagcaagcagaaaagcgCCTGCACTCtgcagaagcaggaagcaggcctcacattcacacctcacagttcacattttacagtgcgctgatagaaaactgggaaaaCTGGTCAATGAACAGAGGTCTACAGCATAGTGAGTATTGGCTGTGAACATACTCACCCCACAGTAGCTCTCTTCGTTGAAGATCTGGGGGGGCAGGCGGATACCGTTGGTAGGCTTCTTCTCTTCTGGGACATTCTGCCTCATCCACATGCAGTTCGCCTCATTGCAGGTGATGTCCAGCTGAGTGTAGTCCACTTTAAGAGCCTCCAGGAAGGCAACCACATCTTGCTGCTTCTTCTTGatctgaaaagcagaaaaacaaatcacGTCTATAACAGTTAAGAAAATCAACCTGACTGCACAGGATATGGGAAGAAgcctttaacatttaaaaatggagCACAGTGGTATAAACCTATGAACTAgatgactgacagaaaatgaattgcTAACTAGTTTGATAATACTTTACACTGGTTTGACAGGTGTTAGTACACATTATGACATATCATCATAGTAAATTGAATATCTTTGTGTTTAAACTGCTAATTcaactgaaaatataatatgaataagtcattttgtgcaCTGGGAAATTGTGATGGGCCGTTTTTCACTAATTACTCAAATTCTAGgcaaaacaaatattacaaaataaaaacacacacatcaggttCATTGCAAATGCAAATTACTGTTCTTAGCTCTGGCTGTTCAGACAACCCTCCACTTGgaaaaggaaaacatacagACAAGTTCACTCAGGAGGGTCGGACGCAGGTCTCTGTGCTCAGAGAAAACACTGCCATCCAACTGGGCCACCGTGCCCCCACAGGCCAGCTCAAACTGCTTATTTAGCGTTGCCAAAAGTAGATCTAGAAGATGAATTCCCTCCGCCTGTTGTACACACCTCACATAGAGCAGCCTATAGAAAGCTGAATGTATATGTGATCGGAAATGCTATAAAAGCCTCGATTAACAGATGTTATGTGGAATAAATTGTCTGAATATCGGGGTCTGCGACAAGAAGGACTGTCGGAGCCCCTGTTCTAGAAAGCTCCGCATGTGATTACTTCGATTTATAGGCGAATGAAAGGGACGGCTGAGGTACCTCTGAAACACAGATCTGACCATAATCCAAGTCTTCAACGTGCCAACAGGCTTTAGGCAGCCAAATCAACGGCAAGTGGCATTCGTCTGTGGGTTTAATGTGACATTCGGGGGATTGTTTTCCGGTCCCAGTGTCTTATTGTGAAGGGTCAATGGGGAAGTGAATGTCTTACAGTGATGTGTGCTTTTCGTGATTGCTGATACGCGTCACCTGTGGACCCTGAAGACTTCCCTGTTATAGATCGAGCTGTCACTAGCCGCCGGGTTGTCTGCCACCTTGCATGCCCTCGGAAGGACGTTAGgatcatctgtgtgttttgctttgctctGCACGGCCGCTGGAAGGATCGGAGGAATCGCCAGGTCGCAGCAAGTATCACGTTTTAAATATTGACTAATTGGAACTGCTAAAGTGGAGACGATCTTCTCCTGTGTAGAGCGGACCCCGAGGAGGAGAGAACCTCGACGAGGGGGACGCTTTTCTCTGTTGGATTTATTTTAGTTACGGACTACAACGGAGCATATCTCGCTGTTTTTGAGCGAGAGAAGAGAAGTGGACGCACCGAGCTCTCCTTATGCCAGAGAAGCACAGGTGCGTCACATCATATAACTAAGGGTTTCCTTTTTCTAACCCGTGTCCTTGCTTTTCTACAGTTTCGAGTGGCTGGTCGACTGGATCCCTGTCAGACCACGGGGAGAACAGTTTTCCGTCAGATTTTGCTCTGCGGGCACCCATTGGACTACATACTCCATCTCTGAGGACCATTCCGGCGGTACCGTGTCCGGCCCTCAGAGGAACCACCCGCTCCATACGCCTCACCCTGCTTTGGATCCACATTCACTGGTCATCCACCTCACTGACTTTCCTTCACCTTGTTATTTACCGTAaacttccttttcttctcacaTACTCGGACTCAGGTGGTTTGTGTTTACGAAGTCAAGATCCACATAAAATTAAGCTAAAAAGCATGACATTTAACGCTCCTGAGCCAGTGTGGGTGAAAACTGACATCGGTATGTGTGATATCGTCAATAAACCTAAGAAGAGGCCGGGAAGGTTTGTCTTCATTCAACTAGTTTTATTGCCAAGCACCAAAAACTCACTTCGTAACTCCTGAGTGTCACAACGTCCCGGGATGATCTCCTCATAACTGAGTACCAACACTAGAGAGCCCTCTAGTGACTACAACCAGCAACAGCACGTAACCAATACACTATATAACAGTATGAAACAAGGAAAGTTCACTCTTAATGGGAAATCTGTCGCATGGGCCGAACTCTTACCGCTGTGGATCCAGATGGAGAGGCGAGGAATACTTTGATAACCATTTTGTTACAATTTTGTAATGTATTCAACAAGTGGGCTCTTAAAGGAGCAGGGAGCCTCCGATATTATTAGAGCGCACCCAGGACGGAGACATAGGACTAAGACACACGGAGACATAGGACTaagatctcacacacacacacacacacacacaatgcacaggCTATTTCTGTCTCCAGGCTCCAAATAGTGCAGGATTGGTGGGATGGCCCCTAGGGGCGCAGCACCTTATTGACTGATTGGCAGCTtcagctgtctgtctgccttGGGGACAGTGAAGTTCGTTTCCAGCTCCTTGCTGAGTGCATATATggacagaaatatcacagagcAGGACTGTAGGCTGTAACATATTGGTATGTTATATGTACTGTGTGAAATTTAACCAGCAGAATTACAGACTGAGGTAAATATGCAGCTACACAgcaaaatagaagaaaaacaagaaaatcagaaatttaatttgattattttattgatgccAGTTAATTGAAATGTGGGAagaaaccggagcacccggagtaaacccatcATGCAGCTGTGTTGAACATGTGGCGGCGTGGAGAGCTGAAGTCCTGGTCAAGTCCACATCCAGGTGATTTCCTGCTTTAGACAGAAGGTCACCTGGATGTGAAGGTCACCAGGACTTCAGCTCTCCCTCGATGTTTCAGCTAAGCCTAAAAAGGCGTATAAGCCTAAAAAGGCGTAAAATGATGTCGACAATCCCAATTCTT encodes:
- the LOC113137769 gene encoding SH3 domain-binding glutamic acid-rich protein-like, which encodes MVIKVFLASPSGSTAIKKKQQDVVAFLEALKVDYTQLDITCNEANCMWMRQNVPEEKKPTNGIRLPPQIFNEESYCGVSMFTANTHYAVDLCSLTSFPSFLSAHCKM